Proteins from a genomic interval of Xiphophorus maculatus strain JP 163 A chromosome 7, X_maculatus-5.0-male, whole genome shotgun sequence:
- the ermn gene encoding ermin, with the protein MATNTALSNESKLRADEEEDAQASKILEIINGRTVDASKMTEEPEDREVWSMEMGDDSVFYSDEEHAQLDKESANLTGFSGKRCKNPVNSVADGEGNQHMETNPGEKGNLEMKKELNQCIIWTEEEKQKLETFTSKRMHVSDPGESSAESYVTPGKFGKTSGEFVQQNKAATNVDQVRKEEVMTEADTSNQHLFDLLNDDGYIKLNGDAEFSQRLSGADTQKSSDMQSVGDVEAEFLQNPSQGQLNLPGPTKSDCSAFNHLSSSKYSTVSYRRIRRGNTRQRIEEFEFLLTSKK; encoded by the exons ATGGCAACAAATACAGCTCTGTCAAACGAATCAAAACTCAGAGctgatgaagaagaagatgcGCAAGCTTCAAAGATACTGGAGATTATTAATGGGAGAACTGTTGATGCCTCAAAAATGACAGAAGAGCCTGAGGACAGAGAGGTTTGGTCAATGGAGATGGGAGATGACTCGGTGTTCTACAGCGATGAGGAGCACGCTCAGTTGGACAAGGAATCTGCCAACTTAACTGGCTTCAGTGGCAAAAGATGCAAAAATCCTGTTAACAGTGTGGCAGATGGTGAAGGCAACCAACACATGGAGACTAATCCAGGAGAGAAAGGAAACTTGGAGATGAAGAAGGAATTGAACCAGTGCATCATCTGGACTGAAGAGGAAAAGCAGAAGCTTGAGACATTTACTAGTAAAAGAATGCATGTTTCAGACCCTGGGGAATCATCTGCAGAGTCTTATGTCACTCCTGGAAAGTTTGGGAAAACCTCTGGAgagtttgtgcagcaaaataaaGCAGCAACAAATG TGGACCAAGTTAGGAAAGAGGAAGTGATGACAGAAGCTGACACCTCAAATCAACACCTGTTTGACTTACTCAACGATGACGGTTATATAAAGCTGAATGGGGATGCAGAATTTTCTCAAAGACTGTCTGGTGCTGACACCCAGAAATCAAGTGACATGCAGTCTGTGGGAGATGTGGAAGCAGAGTTCCTGCAAAACCCCAGCCAAGGTCAGTTGAACCTGCCAGGGCCAACGAAATCTGACTGCAGCGCCTTCAACCACCTCTCCTCCTCCAAATACAGCACCGTGTCCTACCGCAGGATCCGCAGAGGCAACACACGACAGAGGATAGAGGAGTTTGAGTTCCTGCTGACGAGTAAAAAATAA
- the cytip gene encoding cytohesin-interacting protein, with protein MQSTMNINGLQRQSSQENCNLDNTLKKKAALWYRRSLRGNSDRHRQNTSTLPRSYKAKFTPTNSLVDYMDPQRTTVVLEKQDNETFGFEIQTYGLQLKSTSEVEMCTFVCNIKEDSVAESAGLTAGDVIVTINAVSIEGLSHQHILDLIRQSTNNLKLETVCGNVVKKIELEKKLNQLQQSLREKLKEFQALSLQERGLMRDNLNDSSLNLLMDPSGILSSPMGRRGRRFSSDSSYRSGMTDDSDQASVFGDVSSPSPYSAASTTDDGCFFSKDFPLQEGPRRTSSPSLHHQALCRSSSSSLAGSSTSLSPSWEETRISSLFGTLPRKSRRASVRKQIFKLIPGLQRSVEEEEMGTA; from the exons ATGCAGTCCACCATGAATATCAATGGACTTCAGCGACAAAGCAGCCAAGAGAACTGCAATCTGGATAACACTTTGAAGAAAAAGGCTGCTCTGTGGTACCGGCGCTCACTGAGGGGGAACAGTGACCGACACCGACAGAACACCAGCACCCTGCCCAGAAGTTACAAG GCAAAGTTTACCCCCACCAACTCTCTGGTTGATTACATGGACCCACAAAG AACCACAGTGGTGctggaaaaacaagacaacGAAACATTTGGTTTTGAAATTCAG ACGTATGGTTTGCAGTTAAAGAGCACGTCTGAAGTGGAGATGTGCACTTTCGTGTGCAACATAAAGGAAGACAGCGTGGCTGAAAGTGCTGGCTTGACCGCAG GAGATGTCATTGTCACCATCAATGCGGTCAGCATAGAAGGATTATCACACCAACACATTCTTGACCTTATAAGACAATCAACCAATAATCTAAA GTTGGAGACTGTGTGTGGTAATGTTGTGAAGAAGATAGAGCTTGAGAAGAAACTCAATCAGCTCCAG CAGTCCTTGCGTGAGAAGTTGAAGGAGTTTCAAGCGCTCTCATTACAGGAAAGAGGTCTGATGCGAG ATAATTTAAATGACAGCAGCCTCAACCTGTTGATGGACCCTTCGGGTATTCTGAGCTCCCCCATGGGGCGCCGGGGTCGGCGTTTTTCCAGCGACAGCAGCTACAGGAGTGGGATGACAGACGACAGCGACCAGGCCAGTGTGTTTGGGGATGTGAGCTCACCCAGTCCCTATAGTGCAGCCAGCACCACGGATGATGGCTGCTTCTTCTCAAAAGACTTCCCCCTGCAGGAAGGGCCAAGGAGGACATCGTCACCCAGCCTTCATCACCAGGCCTTATGCCGCTCCAGCAGCTCCAGTCTGGCCGGCAGCAGCACCTCTCTGTCTCCATCCTGGGAAGAAACAAGGATCTCATCCCTGTTTGGGACTCTGCCAAGGAAAAGCAGGAGAGCCAGTGTGCGCAAACAGATCTTTAAGTTAATTCCTGGACTTCAGCGATCAGTTGAAGAGGAGGAGATGGGAACAGCTTGA